The Desmodus rotundus isolate HL8 chromosome 3, HLdesRot8A.1, whole genome shotgun sequence genome includes a region encoding these proteins:
- the LOC112318424 gene encoding olfactory receptor 6C1 yields MRNHTEVTEFILLGLSDDPKLQVVIFVFLLFTYMLSITGNLTIITLTLLDPHLQSPMYFFLRNFSLLEVSFTTVSIPKFLGTIISGDKTISFNDCIAQLFFLILLGVTEFYLLAAMSYDRYIAICKPLHYMTIMNRRICILLVFSSWLVSFLIVFPGLMLLLNFDYCRSNIIDHFTCDYVPLLQLSCSETKFLEIMGFSCAVFTLMFTLALIFLSYLYIIRTILRIPSTNQRTKAFSTCSSHMIVISISYGSCIFMYIKPSAKDRVSLSKGVAVLNTSVAPMLNPFIYSLRNEQVKKAFRNIVRKTISHK; encoded by the coding sequence ATGAGAAACCATACAGAAGTAACAGAATTCATCCTCCTGGGACTGTCAGATGACCCAAAGCTTCAGGTGGTGATCTTTGTCTTTCTGCTCTTCACctacatgctcagcatcactggaaaCCTGACCATCATAACCCTTACCCTGCTGGATCCCCATCTCCAGTCCCctatgtacttcttcctcagaaATTTCTCCTTGTTAGAGGTTTCATTCACAACTGTCAGTATACCTAAGTTCTTGGGCACCATTATTTCAGGGGATAAAACCATTTCCTTTAATGATTGCATTGCTCAgttgttctttttaattctcttgggaGTCACTGAATTTTACCTTCTGGCTGCCATGTCCTATGATCGCTATATTGCCATCTGCAAACCTCTGCATTACATGACCATCATGAATCGAAGAATCTGTATACTCCttgtcttctcttcctggctaGTTTCATTCTTAATTGTATTCCCTGGACTCATGTTGCTCTTGAACTTCGATTACTGCAGATCAAATATTATTGACCACTTTACCTGTGATTATGTTCCCCTGCTGCAACTTTCTTGTTCAGAAACAAAATTTCTAGAGATAATGGGGTTCTCCTGTGCTGTGTTTACCTTGATGTTCACTTTggcattgatatttctgtcctaTCTCTATATCATCAGAACGATTTTAAGAATTCCTTCTACTAATCAGAGGACAAAGGCCTTTTCTACGTGTTCCTCTCACATGATTGTCATCTCCATCTCTTATGGCAgctgcatttttatgtatattaaacCTTCAGCGAAAGATAGGGTGTCCTTGAGCAAGGGAGTTGCTGTTCTGAACACCTCAGTAgcacccatgctgaacccctttaTTTACAGCTTAAGGAATGAGCAAGTCAAGAAAGCCTTCAGGAACATAGTGAGGAAGACTATTTCTCAcaagtaa